Proteins encoded within one genomic window of Setaria italica strain Yugu1 chromosome IV, Setaria_italica_v2.0, whole genome shotgun sequence:
- the LOC101779339 gene encoding leucine-rich repeat receptor-like serine/threonine/tyrosine-protein kinase SOBIR1: MAMASAASRTLGKPLLVLVFLATLLLVLVSAVECYDGRHAVTHPAMARRSRLGMGTRHVHHRRTATPHRYVLAEKSNATGSGAKNRSSPATSNATSPTQAPARPAVPSKHHRSHKHRVRNWIIGFVVGSLAGVISGLVLSVLFRLTLNCIRGRYRSRSGVTIFTPKLIRRAEHLAFLEKEDGLASLAVIGRGGCGEVYKAQLPVEREGVEPRFIAIKKIKKQNSDTPNNLSDEESRQLDKWSRQIQSEIRTVGHIRHRNLLPLAAHVPRPDCHYLVYEYMKNGSLHHALKADGSGSGVAGLSWPARLRVAVGVAAGLEYLHVSHVPQIIHRDLKPANILLDDDLEPRIADFGLAKAMPDAQTHVTSSHVAGTLGYIAPEYHQTFKFTAKCDVYSFGVILAVLATGKEPSDPFFTQTDEVVGLVKWLRRVMLAGKHAEAIDPAIAGAQNEESIVLVLRIAVFCTADEPKERPSAKEVRCMLSQIKIHQDWN, translated from the coding sequence ATGGCCATGGCGTCAGCGGCGAGCAGAACGCTGGGCAAgcccctcctcgtcctcgtcttcctcgccacgctgctcctcgtcctcgtctcCGCCGTGGAGTGCTACGACGGCCGCCATGCCGTCACGCACCCGGCCATGGCGCGGCGCTCCCGCCTTGGGATGGGGACGCGTCACGTGCACCACCGCCGGACCGCGACGCCGCACCGATACGTCCTGGCGGAGAAGAGCAACGCGACCGGCAGCGGCGCCAAGAAccgcagctcgccggcgacgtccAACGCCACCTCGCCGACGCAGGCGCCGGCGCGTCCGGCCGTGCCGAGCAAGCACCACCGCAGCCACAAGCACCGCGTCCGCAACTGGATCATCGGCTTCGTCGTTGGCTCCCTCGCCGGCGTCATATCGGGCCTGGTCCTCTCCGTGCTGTTCCGGCTGACCCTCAACTGCATCCGCGGCCGGTACCGGTCGCGGTCCGGCGTCACGATCTTCACCCCGAAGTTGATCAGGCGCGCCGAGCACCTGGCGTTCCTGGAGAAGGAGGACGGGCTGGCGTCGCTGGCCGTGATCgggcgcggcggctgcggcgaggTGTACAAGGCGCAGCTCCCCGTGGAGCGCGAGGGGGTGGAACCCCGGTTCATCGCCATCAAGAAGATCAAGAAGCAGAACAGCGACACCCCCAACAACCTGAGCGACGAGGAGAGCCGGCAGCTGGACAAGTGGTCCCGTCAGATCCAGTCGGAGATCCGCACCGTCGGCCACATCCGCCACCGCAACCTGCTGCCGCTGGCGGCGCACGTCCCCCGCCCTGACTGCCACTACCTCGTCTACGAGTACATGAAGAACGGCAGCCTGCACCACGCGCTCAAAGccgacggcagcggcagcggcgtcgCCGGGCTCTCGTGGCCCGCGCGGCTCCGCGTGGCGGTGGGCGTTGCGGCGGGGCTCGAGTACCTGCACGTCTCCCACGTCCCGCAGATCATCCACCGGGACCTCAAGCCCgccaacatcctcctcgacgacgacCTGGAGCCGCGCATCGCTGACTTCGGTCTGGCCAAGGCGATGCCCGACGCGCAGACGCACGTCACGTCGTCCCATGTCGCCGGCACGCTGGGGTACATCGCGCCCGAGTACCACCAGACGTTCAAGTTCACGGCCAAgtgcgacgtgtacagcttcggggtGATCCTGGCCGTGCTGGCGACGGGGAAGGAGCCGTCGGACCCGTTCTTCACGCAGACCGACGAGGTGGTCGGGCTGGTCAAGTGGCTGCGGCGAGTGATGCTGGCCGGGAAGCACGCCGAGGCCATCGACCCGGCCATTGCCGGCGCCCAGAACGAGGAGTCAATCGTGCTGGTGCTGCGCATCGCCGTGTTCTGCACCGCCGACGAGCCTAAGGAGCGGCCCAGCGCCAAGGAAGTCCGCTGCATGCTGTCGCAGATCAAGATTCATCAGGATTGGAACTAG